A single region of the Actinoplanes sp. SE50/110 genome encodes:
- a CDS encoding class I SAM-dependent methyltransferase: MDGTAVRTALWRALHVELDAPPHVLADTVGRALAAAGDDWRARPDMDPEFTRTFRAGMVARARFVEDLVVQQADRGVSQYVILGAGLDTLAQRRPELGGRLRIFEIDRPGPQEWKRRRLQEAGYGVPEWLRLVPVDFEVGADWLKPLVAAGFDVGRPAVVVSTGVSMYLTREATATTLRQVAGLAAGSVFAMTFLLPVDLVDEADRPGLRASTAGARASRTPFVSFYTPAEMLDIASRMGFGEVRHVSAADLAERYFAGRPDGLRPSSGEDFLVARSG; the protein is encoded by the coding sequence ATGGACGGCACCGCGGTGCGCACCGCGCTGTGGCGGGCGCTGCACGTGGAGCTCGACGCGCCGCCGCACGTTCTGGCGGACACGGTCGGGCGGGCACTGGCCGCTGCGGGCGACGACTGGCGTGCCCGGCCGGACATGGACCCGGAATTCACCCGCACGTTCCGGGCCGGGATGGTGGCGCGGGCGCGGTTCGTCGAGGATCTCGTCGTCCAGCAGGCCGATCGTGGCGTCAGCCAGTATGTGATCCTCGGGGCGGGGCTGGACACCCTGGCCCAGCGTCGTCCGGAGCTGGGCGGGCGGCTGCGGATCTTCGAGATCGACCGGCCGGGGCCTCAGGAGTGGAAACGACGCCGTCTGCAGGAGGCGGGCTACGGCGTGCCCGAGTGGCTGCGCCTCGTCCCGGTCGACTTCGAGGTGGGTGCGGACTGGCTGAAGCCGCTGGTCGCGGCCGGTTTCGACGTCGGCAGGCCGGCGGTGGTGGTCTCCACCGGGGTCTCGATGTATCTCACGAGGGAGGCTACGGCGACCACCCTGCGGCAGGTGGCCGGGCTGGCGGCGGGGTCGGTTTTCGCCATGACGTTCCTGCTGCCGGTCGACCTGGTGGACGAGGCTGACCGGCCCGGCCTGCGGGCGAGCACGGCGGGCGCACGGGCCTCGCGCACGCCCTTCGTCAGTTTCTACACACCGGCTGAGATGCTCGACATCGCGAGCCGTATGGGGTTCGGCGAGGTTCGGCACGTGTCCGCCGCCGACCTCGCTGAGCGGTATTTCGCCGGTCGTCCGGACGGCCTCCGGCCCTCCAGCGGAGAGGACTTCCTGGTGGCCCGCTCAGGGTAG
- a CDS encoding ATP-binding protein, whose product MIDYRLLFRRAPTPLLVLDPGLVIVEASDAYLAATLTRREDIVGRHIFAAFPDNPDDPEADGVQAINASLQRVLRDRAPDVMPIQNYDVPQPGGGFATRYWAPLHAPLVNAHGELQYIVQRPEDVTALMVSQTAGGELGRLTEELSRRIGQAEAEILARRQLQQQQQETMQVLADSLTTAVFGCDSVGRPVLCNDAARALAGGRLDDAPAEQWPQRLHLHDPAGRPLTEAGNPLVSALRGEHVRDAEVVMRTPDAPARTFLVHARPIEGRADVLAVVAMNDVTALRRAARLKECELRTSTVLASAEPADEVLADAVQVIGSMIGWAATELWIVDEIGQVLRRAACWAADGHGWSCTDGEPLPPDGGLPARAWRSNQPLWATELGDDRTPLRAALAIPVSSGADVLGVLVCSSDTPEVPDDTRTAILTGIGAQLGGFLERRRAAGLAAELDRIRNEYASLVGHEVRTPLTKIQAYTELLLDEPDLVEDHRDMVRVVHRNVGILTVIVDKLLDVAGLRSGHLEVHRRTMDLAAVVRQAVEAARERAHRDVTIEVDTPATTLIQGDRDRLRQVVDELLNNALIWAAEHSAIAVTLRADAHAAVLSVSNTGEPIPADERDRVFDLFFRGDAVRHSGIPGSGLGLTLARAVVEQHGGSIVVSDPAEPLTVFAVRLPA is encoded by the coding sequence GTGATCGACTACCGGCTGCTGTTCCGGCGCGCCCCGACGCCGCTGCTGGTCCTCGATCCCGGCCTGGTGATCGTCGAGGCGAGCGACGCCTATCTCGCGGCCACCCTCACCCGGCGCGAGGACATCGTCGGACGGCACATCTTCGCGGCTTTCCCCGACAATCCCGATGACCCGGAGGCCGACGGCGTCCAGGCGATCAACGCCTCGCTGCAGCGGGTGCTGCGCGACCGCGCCCCCGACGTGATGCCGATCCAGAATTACGACGTCCCGCAGCCGGGCGGCGGCTTCGCCACCCGGTACTGGGCGCCGCTGCACGCCCCGCTGGTCAACGCCCACGGTGAGCTGCAGTACATCGTGCAACGGCCGGAGGACGTCACCGCGCTGATGGTTTCCCAGACCGCCGGCGGTGAGCTGGGCCGGCTCACCGAGGAGTTGTCCCGGCGCATCGGGCAGGCGGAGGCCGAGATCCTGGCCCGGCGGCAGTTGCAGCAACAGCAGCAGGAGACCATGCAGGTGCTCGCCGACAGCCTGACCACCGCGGTGTTCGGCTGCGACAGCGTCGGACGGCCGGTGCTGTGCAACGACGCGGCGCGTGCGCTCGCCGGCGGCCGGCTCGACGATGCCCCCGCCGAGCAGTGGCCGCAGCGGCTGCACCTGCACGACCCGGCCGGGCGTCCGCTGACGGAGGCGGGCAACCCGCTGGTCAGCGCGCTGCGCGGGGAACACGTCCGCGACGCCGAGGTCGTCATGCGCACGCCGGACGCCCCGGCGCGGACCTTCCTGGTGCATGCCCGCCCGATCGAGGGCCGTGCCGACGTCCTCGCCGTGGTGGCGATGAACGACGTGACAGCACTGCGGCGCGCCGCCCGGTTGAAGGAATGCGAGCTGCGGACCTCGACGGTCCTCGCGAGCGCGGAGCCTGCCGACGAGGTGCTTGCCGACGCGGTGCAGGTCATCGGTTCGATGATCGGCTGGGCGGCGACGGAGCTCTGGATCGTCGACGAGATCGGGCAGGTCCTTCGCCGCGCCGCCTGCTGGGCGGCCGACGGTCACGGCTGGTCCTGCACGGACGGCGAACCGCTGCCGCCCGACGGCGGGCTCCCGGCCCGGGCCTGGCGGAGCAACCAGCCGCTCTGGGCGACCGAGCTCGGCGACGACCGGACACCGCTGCGCGCCGCGCTGGCCATTCCGGTGTCCAGCGGCGCCGATGTGCTGGGTGTGCTGGTCTGTTCCAGCGACACGCCCGAGGTGCCCGACGACACCCGCACCGCGATCCTCACCGGGATCGGCGCGCAGCTGGGTGGATTCCTCGAACGCCGCCGGGCCGCCGGCCTCGCCGCCGAACTGGACCGCATCAGGAACGAGTATGCCTCGCTGGTCGGTCACGAGGTGCGTACGCCGCTGACCAAGATCCAGGCCTACACCGAGCTGTTGCTCGACGAGCCGGACCTCGTCGAAGACCATCGCGACATGGTGCGGGTGGTGCACCGCAACGTCGGCATCCTCACGGTCATCGTCGATAAGCTGCTGGACGTGGCCGGCCTCCGGTCCGGCCACCTCGAGGTCCACCGCCGGACGATGGACCTGGCCGCGGTCGTGCGCCAGGCGGTGGAGGCGGCGCGCGAGCGCGCACACCGGGACGTGACCATCGAGGTCGACACTCCCGCCACGACGCTGATCCAGGGCGATCGGGACCGGCTGCGCCAGGTCGTCGACGAACTGCTGAACAACGCACTGATCTGGGCGGCGGAGCACTCTGCGATCGCGGTGACCCTGCGCGCCGACGCACACGCCGCCGTGCTCAGTGTGTCCAACACCGGCGAGCCGATTCCCGCGGACGAGCGAGACCGCGTGTTCGACCTGTTCTTCCGCGGCGACGCCGTCCGGCACAGCGGCATACCCGGCTCCGGGTTGGGCCTCACCTTGGCGCGCGCCGTGGTGGAACAGCACGGCGGCAGCATCGTCGTGAGCGACCCGGCGGAACCCCTGACCGTCTTCGCGGTGCGCCTGCCCGCCTGA